In Acetobacteraceae bacterium, the DNA window GAACCTTGAGCGGCTGCACAAATGAGAGGTGTCATATTCATACCATCGAGACTTCGCTCTTCAAGCCCAACTTTTTTTTCTGCTAAAAATTTTACTCGCTTAATATCACTATGTCCTATGGCATTAAGCATTGGCGTGCGTGGATCGTTGTTTAGATCGTCACGGTAGTCATAGTAATATTCGGACATTTCACTTCCTTTAACTTCTTTTGGCAGTATTAGGTTGATTCCTACTTGCGAAAGAAATAAACATCCTAAGCAAATTTTAATAACTTTTTTAAACATGCATTAAATT includes these proteins:
- a CDS encoding ankyrin repeat domain-containing protein, with the translated sequence MFKKVIKICLGCLFLSQVGINLILPKEVKGSEMSEYYYDYRDDLNNDPRTPMLNAIGHSDIKRVKFLAEKKVGLEERSLDGMNMTPLICAAAQGSWQMVEILLKAGANPWAYDKFGHTAGESANKGKNYHCPLNEIQYWERIKLHFIKIGYPETKLKPKEVLALVQEKRWPPTSENLASEEARK